ATCGCTGAAATCTGATAGTCATATGACAATTTTTGGGCCTGAAAATTACGACTTTGTTCTACAAAGGACTGAAAAAAtcatttgaaaaatcattaattcCGTTGCCGGGACTTGAACACGGGTCTCTCGGGTGAGAGCCGAGTATCCTAACCACCTAGACTACAACGGAATTGTTTTTTAAgctaataatttataataataaatataaaatcttGAATAATCtcttatttttagtaaaaagaaaagaggaaagaatgAATGATATCTTATTTTAACAAAACAGATTGGTAAAGTCGATGGTTCTAATGTGTCcagaaattaaaataacaaacttataaaaaaaaaaaagaagaaagaaagcagCGATCCAAATGTAATCTGACTTCACAATCATCATCAGACAAAGACAGGGACAAGCGCAAAAAAAATCTGGTTGCGTTCTTTTACGTGTCAATGTCACATAAACATCCATAGCTGCCACGCACTCTTCGCCACGTTTCACCATCGATTCTACCATCACCAAATTTTAGCCATaaaattcatttcattttcagATCTTTTGAACTTCTATTTTggaaattatattatcaaaatatcaaGTTTGCCTGATTAAGAGATACCCTACCCACGTTTTCTTTAAATGATGGACTACTCATTTTCCTGGATCCAATATACTTCCTTTCATTTATGGCCCCGTGAGTATTCTGCCAGTGCCAGGTAATTGAAAATCAGAGGGTGGGAAAAAGAATTGCCTCCGTGAAAATTTCCaggtatataagtatatatataatgtatagaTATATAAAATAATGTTGTCATAAGTGATGATTGCGTGGTAAGCATGGGTTCCCATCATCTTATGTCTTGTATTTTGTCTGTTGTGTGGACTTTCTTGGGCTTATTTTAAGGTTGCCTTTGGAGATATTTTATTGCGTATTGGTGTTGTGGTTGGATAAGAATGTGGCGTAGGATTGATAGCGAGAGTGAAGCAGCTGGGtgggtttagattttttttcaagTTGCACGATTCCAGCTCCTTCCAGCGTCCTATCAGATAGCGATGTTTGACTCCTTACTCCTTTGCTTTAGTTTTAACCCCTTAGTTGATCACCTATCAGCATCTGTTTTTGGAGAGATCTTGGTCTTGATTTGCATCCTAATGTGCTTTTTAGATTGATTAATTACAAGGTAAGATTTAATCTAAACTtgcttctttcttctttctttttctttaatatgtatttttatcaGATAAATGAAAGGTGGTGTGTGATATCTCCCCTCGCTATCTCAGGTTCCTATAAATAAGGCTGATTTTCTAGCTGAAGTTCTAAGTAAGTGGAAagtattgggttttttttttatttagggagaaagaaaaaatatGGAAACGAAAGAGAAAAAGTTCCTGACGGTCGCTCCCTTTGAGTGTGCTTGGATAAAGGATCTGAAATTCCGTGAAGCTGGCAGAGGATGTGTATCATTCGATGCTTTCGCTCACAATGATGTTACTGTGGTGTTTAGGGAGAATGTTGGAAGTCAACACTATCATTATAAGAGGGATAACAGTCCTCATTATACTGTAATCATTGGTAGCCATAGGAACAGTAGGTTGAAAATTGAGGTGGATGGGAAAACTGTGGTTGATGTGGTAGGTATTGGTCTATGTTGTTCTTCTGCATTTCAGAGTTATTGGATCAGTATCTACGATGGGTTGATTAGTATTGGTAAAGGAAGATACCCTTTTCAGAATCTTGTGTTTGAGTGGCTAGATACAAATCCAAATTGCAGTGTTCAGTATGTTGGCCTTAGTAGCTGGGATAAACATGTTGGCTATAGGAATGTTAACGTATTGCCCTTGACTCAAAATCATTTGTCGCTGTGGAAGCAAGTTAACAGCGAATACAATGGCGACGGTGATGAGGAGTTGGAAGATGAACAAACGGGCTATGACAAATGGGGGCTTGAAAATTTTCTTGAGAGGTGGGAATTATCTGATATGTTGTTCATTGTTGGTGAGGAGGCAAGGTCTGTCCCTGCTCATAAGGTTATATTGCAAGCATCAGGGAACTTTGTTCTGAGCTCATCACATGAAGATGTTATTCAGCTACAGCAGGTAGCATATCCAACTCTGCACGCGCTTCTTCAGTATGTGTATGCAGGCCAAACACAGGTAATACTAATGTTTCCCCTAAAGCCTACAGGCTTCAGTGTTTTTGGCTTTTTGAGTTTTCTTATTTCTTGCTGTCTGTTTGACAAAGATTTCAGAGGCACAACTTAGTTCGTTGTGGGGTTTGGCTTTACGGTTCGAAGTGATGCCACTAGTGAAGCAATGTGAGGAAGCAATGGAGCGGTTTAAAGCAAACAAAAAGTTGTCCGACTCGGGTGAGACTATGGAGTTATCATATGCGAGTTCTCATATCCACTTTGGAGGAAATTTCTGTTGTGGGCTCCCAATAAACATGCAGAGACTCCAACAATTGCGTTCAACAGGCGAGTACAGTGACATTAGCATTTACATTGAGGGTCAAGGTCTCATTGCTCGGGCTCATAAAGTCATTCTCGGGTTATATAGTGTCCCATTTACAAAGGTGAGGTCCTCATACCTCTTATGAAATAATACTGTAAGGTCTTTTGCAGTTGTATATATTATTGAACTTAGCTGCAGTTGTGTTAGGATATGTTTCTTATAGCTTGCCAAGATATTGCTTTTCACCATAATATTTAAGTTGAAAGTTTTGGGATAAAGAAATGATTTTCTTGTTTGGCTTTCTCTGCTTCGCCATTGCTATCAAATTTATAATATGGTGAGCTCAAATAGCTTCCAGTTTGATATAGGTTTTATTCCAACTGTCTACATTAAGATTCGCTTACTAGTGCAGCTGCCTTTGGAGAAGGAACTGAAATAGGCAAAACTTTTGTTTCATCACAAAATGAGTGGTTAACcttcatatttatttctaaaaggAAGAGGTCCTTGTGCTCATCATATTTCCTCTTCATTtcaactttttttgtttttggttgtgTCAACAGTTTTTGACTAATATAATTAATTGCCCTACAGATGTTCACGAATGGAATGTGTGAGAGCAACTCACCTGAGGTTTGTTTAAGGGATGTGTCTCCAGCAGCATTGAAGGCTATGCTTGAATTCATGTACTGCGGGGATCTCAGGATTGAGGATAATGAGGACTTTGGTACCTTGTTACTCCAGCTCCTTCTGTTATCTGACAAATTCGGAATCTCTCTTCTTCATCAGGAATGCTGCAAAATGCTTTTAGAATGCCTCTCAGAGGTAGTTTGTTGATCTATAGCTTATGgaataatttgattttatcattttGTATTTCCATGCAGATATGCTTTCTTGCCAATGTCACATGTTTTTTTGCATGAATAGAATTAAAAGAACGGAGAAGTGAGTTGCGGTTTCGGAGTTCTGAAAACAAAAGATGAGACCCCTTTTATAAataatgaattataaaaatattgataccttTCATGTACATATTACATGCAGGGACGGAGTTCTAGTGGAAGATGGTCATACAACAACTTTTTCTATTTTGCACAAGTTTAATGGACGAGGAAGCAGACAATAGGGCTTATATAATTAGTTGTCCTACAGATGTTCGCAATAGGGCTGTTGCTTGTGAAGCTAACTGTTGAACTTTGTTGCAGGACTCTGTCTGTCCGATCCTCCAAGTGGTTTCCTCAATCCCATCATGTAAACTTATCAAGGAAACTTGTGAAAGGAATTTTGCAATGCACTTTGACTACCGCACTACTGCAAGCCTTGATTTCATCTCTTTAGACGAGACAACTTTTAGGAATATTATTCAGGTGGGTCTTCACTCGTCAAAACTTGTATGATATGTTGGCTATCTTAGGATGAGGCTGACATGCTCTACCCATAGAACATAATTTCCAACATGGAGACTGAGAAGCTGTGTAGTGATGGCTTTATGATGCTACAATTTAAGTGGCTAGTCAGTACGTAGTTATATGGATAGAGATGAGAAGCTTAAAGAAATATgctaaaattatttctatttctctGTCAAGGTTCTTTTGGTTTACATTGATAGACTTGGGATTTTATAGGTTTCCTTATTGTTATAAATTATCGACTCCTTGCAGCATCCGGATCTAACTGTAATATCTGAAGAAAGAGTTCTCGATGCAATTTTGATGTGGTACATGAAATCAGAGAAATTGTGTGGATGGGAAGTGGTGAATGagctaattacaaattcaactttaGAAAGTGTGTTCAAGGACAGGCTTCAACTGGTGAATGACTTGCTTGCATCAGTACGGTTCTCTTTATTGCCATACCCCCTGCTAAAGAAGGTAAAAAACCCCTGGATCCAAGGATATCTATCAAGGAGTGCTATGATATGCCTATGGCCGGGCTATAAACTGCTATTTTGTTTTTTCAATGATGTTGCAGTTAGAAAATACCAGTCTAAGCACGCAGATTTCTGCTTTTGGTGATCTTGTAAGTTTGCCGTTCCTCTTCGAGGAAACATTTTGGATATGTGTTTTGATACTATATTTTTGTTTCCTCCTTGGCTAATGTATCTTGGTTAATGAAATAGGTTAAGGAAGCCATTAATTATATAGAATGCGGAGCAGCAACACATGGAAACGACCAGAAGTAAGTCCTGTTTTGTGCTTATAAATCTTGATATTTTGCTCATATGGGGTTTACATTCGTAACTAAAATGTCAATTTCATTAGTGAGAAAATGGAAATTATGATTGAGAATTCAACACATAAACAGTGAAGAGAAACTAAGTCCACTATCATCTCCTCTCTTAGGGTTTATTTTGCTTGCCGTTATCCTCTCACTTGGCCATCAGGGCAGTTCTTATAGTCAAGGTCTTTTGATTCTTTCTGAAAGAGCTAATTTAAAAATCTTGCCTTTTGATGCTAGACTTGTTATAGAAGACTTTTAGGTATTTATctgcattatgtttgaaatgaattTCCAAAGAGCCAATACTGAATGGCTTAGGAGTAGTGTTCCTGGGTAATGAATTGACCAACACTGATTTCTATTTCATGAAGTGAAAGATTTCAACATAGACGTTCCAGTTATAAGGAGCTACAGTATATATGTGATGGGGATAACAATGGAGTTCTGTTCTTCTCCGGGACATCATATGGGGGACATCCTTGGGTTAACCCTGTTGTGTATAAGGTGAAATACTCGAATCAATcctctttgatttttcttttcataaTGCAGTTACTGTTCCTTACCCCCTCTTTAACTTTCCATGCTTCAGAGAATTACTATTACAGCTAGCAGCCCTGCTTCAAGGCACACAGATCCCAAGGTTTTGGTATCAAGAACTTACCAGGTATGATGAACCAAACCTTTTCAAAGGTCTCTACAACAAGCCTAAAGCAGAATGCATTCATTATTTTGCTCGAACTAAATGGTATGCCCTGCATCAGGGAACATGTTTTGCTGGGCCTCGTATGGAAAACGGAAATATCTGTGCTTGGTGGATGGTTGACATTGGCAAAGATCATCAGGTTTTTGCTCTATTCTTCCTCTTATTAACCTGCCATGCTAAAAGATCGTTCATTTAGTTGTACTAAGTTGTGAGCGAACAAGTTCCTGGTGTCTGTTGGTCTCTTACAGTCATAGTATGTAATGGGTTAATTTGAGTGTGCTCCGTTCTACTAAAAGAGGTTAAGTGGAAGTGTCGCTTTGAGTAACTGTTAACAATCTTCTAAATGCCAAATGCTATTAATGCAGCTTATGTGCAACTACTACACATTGAGACAGGACGGCTCCAGGGCATACATAAGGAATTGGAAATTTCAGGTAAATATGTACTATTAAGTAAATTCTAACAGTGGAAGCACCGTAATTTAACTCTCCTTGACGTTCCAGGGTTGTATGGATGGAAAGACTTGGATAGATTTGAGAGTGCACGAGAATGACCAAACAATGTGCAAGCCAGGTCAGTTTGCATCATGGCCTGTAACTGGACCGAATGCTCTGCTTCCA
The genomic region above belongs to Gossypium hirsutum isolate 1008001.06 chromosome D05, Gossypium_hirsutum_v2.1, whole genome shotgun sequence and contains:
- the LOC107905726 gene encoding BTB/POZ domain-containing protein At2g30600; the encoded protein is METKEKKFLTVAPFECAWIKDLKFREAGRGCVSFDAFAHNDVTVVFRENVGSQHYHYKRDNSPHYTVIIGSHRNSRLKIEVDGKTVVDVVGIGLCCSSAFQSYWISIYDGLISIGKGRYPFQNLVFEWLDTNPNCSVQYVGLSSWDKHVGYRNVNVLPLTQNHLSLWKQVNSEYNGDGDEELEDEQTGYDKWGLENFLERWELSDMLFIVGEEARSVPAHKVILQASGNFVLSSSHEDVIQLQQVAYPTLHALLQYVYAGQTQISEAQLSSLWGLALRFEVMPLVKQCEEAMERFKANKKLSDSGETMELSYASSHIHFGGNFCCGLPINMQRLQQLRSTGEYSDISIYIEGQGLIARAHKVILGLYSVPFTKMFTNGMCESNSPEVCLRDVSPAALKAMLEFMYCGDLRIEDNEDFGTLLLQLLLLSDKFGISLLHQECCKMLLECLSEDSVCPILQVVSSIPSCKLIKETCERNFAMHFDYRTTASLDFISLDETTFRNIIQHPDLTVISEERVLDAILMWYMKSEKLCGWEVVNELITNSTLESVFKDRLQLVNDLLASVRFSLLPYPLLKKLENTSLSTQISAFGDLVKEAINYIECGAATHGNDQNERFQHRRSSYKELQYICDGDNNGVLFFSGTSYGGHPWVNPVVYKRITITASSPASRHTDPKVLVSRTYQGTCFAGPRMENGNICAWWMVDIGKDHQLMCNYYTLRQDGSRAYIRNWKFQGCMDGKTWIDLRVHENDQTMCKPGQFASWPVTGPNALLPFRFFRVLLTGPTTDASNPWNLCICFLELYGYFR